In the genome of Peromyscus eremicus chromosome 8b, PerEre_H2_v1, whole genome shotgun sequence, the window GGCCTATAAAGAATTAGCATTGTATTAGTACAGAGAATCCATTTGGAAAGAAGGTAACATTGAACACTGTTGGAAAGAACACTGGCTACATGAAGCATGCTCCTTATTTAGTCCTATCAGATGGCATATAATTAATGCCTATAATCAAGGTGAGTGAGAGGAACTCAAGTAAATGATGACTCTgatatttctttatgtttgttcAGATTTGCCAGTGACCATGTATGACTGTTAGAAATCTTGGAAAGTGTGTTGACAGTGATCCTTCTATTGGACTAGCATCCTCCCCAAATGTGTCTTTTACTTGAATGAGTAGATTTAAATGGGGTCACAAAAACTCTAAGACTTCTCTCCCAAAGGACAAAATAGTACACATAAATTATGATAAGCACTGGCATTTGATCTATATAGACTTGCTAATAAGATTTAAATGTCAAGTTTTTACATTATCAATTTGAATGATAAGGAGAAATATTTCAGAAATGCACTGGGCAGTGACAAGATGCTAATGTAGTTTCTGAATCAGTTCGAGTCGGATCAAATAGAAAACTGTGCTCTTGGTGCAGAGTTGAAAATAGATGTTCCAGACCTAATGTCCTTACCCAGCCTCCTCACTCAAGTGCATGGTATCACACTTGCTGAGGAAATCAGAGATGCGTGCTTTTCATCTgtgacacacacaaaatcaaatcaATTTTACCTATTTCattgtattaaaaacaaaaacaaagcacaaaatgCCCAAATCCCTTGTTTTCCTTGATACTACGTCAGTAAATATATtttactgaggttttttttttgatgaataaTTTCAGTCAAAGATATTATGAATTTACAAATTCACAAATGTATgagattaaatattaaaaataatatatatggtTAAAGAAATCCAGGTTGAAACAAAAGGTAGGGAACACCTTATCTCATTCACCCACTATCATCAAATTAAAAGCTAACTAAAATAACATGCTCACAGACCAACATGTCATTTAATTTTATATCCACAGTCTCACCTCTCCTTCTGTTCTCCTGTTTTGTCTCTCCAGTGCATCCTAACGTCAGCCAAGGCTGCCAAGGAGGCTGTGCGACGTGTTCAGATTACAATGGATGTTTGTCATGTAAGCCCAGACTATTTTTTGTTCTGGAAAGAATTGGCATGAAGCAGATAGGAGTGTGTCTCTCTTCATGTCCAAGTGGATATTACGGAACTCGATATCCAGATATAAATAAGTGTACAAGTAAGTGCCCATAtcactttatatttttatctcaTCCTCGGGGATTTCTCATGATTGAAAGAGCTTCTAATAAACCtaaaggagtaaaaaaaaaaaaaaaacaaataatatttacgTAATATTTAGAGTGACAGATCCAGAGACTTAGCCCTCAGGGCAGAAAACTTTCActaccaacttaaaaaaaaaatccattcagttttgtttttgttttttgatttgttgtttgtttgtttgtgtacaaAACCTAAAGCCAAGAATATGATTATCACTCACTGGAAAATTACAATAGATATCAGAACCAGATGAGTTCCCAGTACCATTATAAAATCTAAGTATTCAGTAACTAGAAGAACTATGTCAGTTGTTTTGGCTCCTATAAGTTCCCAGGATAGCAACGAAAACATTCTTTTGTCAGTTGGAAATAAAGTCTATGAGCACCGTGTTCTTGACCCCAAAAGTCCAGTCTCAGCAATGGAAACCAAGTAACCCTGAGAGGTGTAAACCAGAGAATGCCACGGGTCACCATGCCCGAGCCTGTAACTCCCTTCCATGTGGTGCCAGTCTCACTATCACCCTCCTAAGAGCTTCCCAGGTCAAGATTTGCCTTTGCAATTTTTCTTCACTGGCTCCTTTGGCGTTTTGGAAGCTAtttggcattttggaagctattTCTTCCCTCATTCAAGATTCTAAGGGCATCACCTCAGTGGGATGCTCCAAGGTCCTCTCTTCCACAAGGATAGGTCTCTTCCATTTGTCAGTCACCTGTCTGTTTTCCCCACATTTATCTGTTGCTATTGTGATTGCCATTTTCTCGAACACTTACCACTCTGGAAACAGATTTTGGTCGCCTGCATCTGTAGTTCTTCGCTAGACTTGATCCTCTGTTATCTGGGTTGTAAATGAAAGTTATTATAGTGACTAATGTATTGGTTTATGCTAAGGTTTAGGTAACAATATTGCAAAATACTCATAATAGTCATAGAGTATGGTAATCATTACATAAGAGTCCATTGATGATAGTGCTCACTGTGTCTCCTTCTAGAAGGCATGCTTTGTGAACGCTGGACAGTATCCCCATGAACTGAACCAGTATCTATAACTTTTGACATATAGTGGACAGTTACATATTTGTCGAATGGACAAATAGCCCTTGAGAACAGTATGAATATAATATCTCTGTATATCTAACACAAATTATAATGAAACATTACTATCATTTAATGCAAAGAGCTATTTGGCCCTGTGGACAGGTTGAATAACTCTTATATGAACTGTCTGGAACCAGGTTTGGTTTTGGAAGTTTTGGGATTTGAGAATACTTGTATAGAATTTACTGGCTGAATATTCCTAATTTGATCATCCAAAATCTATAACATTTTTATAACATGATGTCAGTGatcaaaatgtttcagattttagAGTAATCTGTATTTTAGATGCTGGAAATAAGGGTGTCTGGTGTATACTATCAAGATATTTTCATGAGACACTCTGTACCACAATTTGGAAAGCAGCAACGGATGTTTATCGACTCAATGTCTTTGGACGAGTCCTCAATTCAGTCTGGTAAAATAACATTGAACCTCAACTTTAATGCAAGAATTGCATGTATGTGGGAAGATAGATAATCCAGCAATAGTTTGGAGAAGATAGCAGAGTCAcaattctttttctgtgtttctctttcagaATGCAAAGCTGACTGTGATACTTGTTTCAACAAAAATTTCTGCACAAAGTGTAAAAGTGGATTTTACTTACACCTTGGAAAGTGCCTTGACAGTTGCCCAGAAGGGTTAGAAGCCAACAACCATACTATGGAATGCGTCAGTATTGGTGAGAAAGGCCTCTAACATTTAGAATGGATGAGAAACACCTCAGATGACAAtggtcttcttttgagaaatttctTCTCAAAGTCCAATTCTACAAGAACCTGAGAGGCTATCTCTAGTGCCCTGTTCATTTTTGCTTACAAAGATGCTGTCCTAAATCTATGTTCAAGGAGCCATATCCAACATGCATCATGGGTTACTTAAGAGTTACTTAAGGACTACTTGTAATTGTTTCAAACTATTCTGATAATCAAAGGTTTATTATATTTCAGAGAGACAAATGAAGAGGGGGGAGAACTCAACTAATTTCCACTTTTGACCAAGAGTTTTACAAAAATCCCTAAATTTAATACCAACCCATAATCAAGGTTGATTTCTTGTGAAAATAGCCATTAATGCTATAGTGGCCTTCTTGTACAGGTGTTaagaacaaaaagagagagagagagagagagagagagagagagagagagagagagagagagagagatgggaaaaaTATTTGGACCCACTCAAAATGGCAGAATGAGACAGTTCCACGTTTGATTAATTGCAGGCCTGGTTTTCTGGAGGGGAGGTCCCTCTCACAAGTTGTCTGTCTCAGTAACAGATCACCATCAGAGTATGTTTTCTCTCTTAAGTGTCACACAGCTACTAGAGCTATGAGGTAGATGCACACTTGGGGAACAGATGCTAAACTGAACGagaaaacagcaaaggaaaacTCCAAAGTCCCTTGGGCAGTGGCTGCAGGAACCTTTGATGCTGCCCCAGCGCTGGCATGTGTACACAGAGCCTCCCGATTCGGTATGAGATAGTCTCCAGGAGTGCCCCCAGGCTCGCCCCAGGACGCTTCTGTTAGAATCTAAAGTGTTGGAGAAATAATTAAAAGTTGGTGGCTTAACCGCTTCAGGACAACTTTTATTtctgtacacttttttttttgtcagaagaAAACgaatatatgatattttaaagTTAACGTCAGAAGCACTGGAAAACAGCAATCTCAAATCGGcctgtatctttttttgtttgtttgtttaggtctTTTCTCCAGtcaataaaaacatagaaaaaacaacttaagaaaggGTAAAAGGTCCATAAGAGTTCTTCTAGCCTGTTCATCCTAAGAGTTGATGATTAGAGGTAGTAAGTTCCAAGCAGtggaaaaaaatgggaaacactttgTGAAATAGTCAAGAACACGTATTGAAGATGAATTAATGGAAGTTTGTGAGATTTCTTTACCCAGAACAAAAGACAGATATTTTTTTGTTAGTTGTTGAAGGTGCAGCACTCAGTCATTAATGttcattaataaatttaaattaatgaattaaagCATTCACTAATGTTTTCCTATCAGGGAGGGTATTTAACATGTGGGACTGTGGGATTAGCTTTCAAAGAAAATTGGTTTTATATCTCCAATGTTACCAGGTTTCTTTCTTACCATAAGTTTTAGAAGATgattctacattttaaaataggcACTAGCAGCCAAGTGGCCACTTACTGAATAAGTGACCTAGGACACAGTTGTATTTCAGATCAGCAACTTCTGCTCAGGACTGGCTCCTGTAGCCTGTTCCCTGAGGGAAGACTCCTGTCATTTGCTATTGGGTCCACAGACACAGCACGCACAGACTTGCCCCAGATTATCAGAGAAAATGATAGAAGGCTTCACTACCCAAAGGATTATCAAAGTTGACCCTGTAACAAGCATGGCAGATTAAGACCCGTAGAGCTGAAATGTGGGCTGCAAAACACATCACAAGTTTCAGTGTTTGGATTAGCACCTTAGCTTGAGCTCTCCACAGCTTACTGGATACTATTTTCCCCTGCTTAGAGCTGTAGCTTAGTTAgcttttgttcctttttaaaaagaagttaaacTGAGTGGAAGAGTTTGAAACAGGAAATGTTGCCCCCTATAAGAATGGTGTGAAAGATCAGCATCACAATGTATCCAGTTCTCGTGGTTCCCAAGTCAAATTAAGCATCAGCCTTCACCTTTGCAACTGGGCATCTTCTTTCCACTTGGGACTCCAGATATTTGCTTTCTGTCTTCACTGCCATCCTCTCTTCCTTGCTGTTCCTCTTGGAGAAGCAAACAGCCATAGAGGGGGCATGGCCCACTCTAAACACTGAGAGGCAGGGCTCATGCTCTAGCTGTGTCTCCTATGGGACATGCAGTTTGTGAGCAAACCCAAGTCAGCCAAGTTCCACCTTCCTCCCAATCTTGCCAACATTTTTCCTGCATCTCACAGTGACAACCAACCACAGTATGACCCTTTTTAGGGGCTAGGGGCTCATTACATTCCTTCTTCTGAAATATTTCATTGGTGGATATCTTCCTATGTTAAGGTCATTCTCAAGTATCTTCTCACAATGTTATGTCTCCGTTCTACATTGTTCATTTAAGCTAAATTTAGCATAAATCATCCTTTTATGTTTCATCTATCATTTGTCTAAAGTTTCCATTTTTTACAAAAACATATTATTTGCTACATGCTTGGCTTTTCTAGAGTATTTCTGAAGGAGAAAGATCTCTTCCCTTCGTGCCAAGCTGATCTAAAGGTTTTTACTATCTAATCACATTAGTTATATTTTCTTCCCCAATGGAATTATCTAAGATTTACACCAGAATTTCACCTTTATAACCATTCATCTTCTGATTTTTAGATCAGTAATTACCTATGTTGTAATTTTTCAAATCCAGGTTCATAAAGTCAAAGCATGTGTTTGACTTTTCATGCTTGCCATGAAAGGCCTGAAATGTTCTGGCTTCCACattaaataatgtttttctaaTTTGTCCTCTTAATTCTAGTGTTAAACACATATACAAAGTTAACTTACAAActcactttcttcttctctttgccTTCCTGGAGACTTTCTAATCTGTATTAGATtagattattattatcattactcaTTGATTAACGTAGAGCAAGGATGCTAGGGGACAAAATTCATAACTGGCAGAAGATTATACTATTAAATACTGTAGCTGCTTCATTCTCTGCTCAGAATCACAAAGGTGTAATGGAATGTGAAGTTCCATTGAAATTTACAGAAACTAATTCTTTTACAAGGCTCTTTGCTGTGTTCAGGTACCTACAAGTGACTAAAATAGCTattaaaaatgaagatattttaaatctgtagatttaaaataaaattttaattaaaaaattacttatATCTAGAGATTTGATTTTAAATCTCTGGAACACTTAGGTTATTGTTTTTAAGGTTGTCATAGGAGATGGCATTCTTGCAAAATAACAACCCATTAAGTCAAAAGACAATGGAAGAGCTTACTGGAAAAGTTACTCTTATGAAGACAAGTTTGTACTATCTGAAAGGTTTACAATTGGAAGCCATTTCTGTTGTTGTAAATTAGGAGGTTTCATGGTCATAAAAACAGGAACAGCACTTTTAATCCAGCCAGGGTGGCGCACACCTATAATATTggtaatcaggaggcagaggcatggggatcataagtttgaggctagATTGGGCTGCATATAGAGActcagaagggaggaaggaaagaaggaaaggagagagggagggaggaaaggagggagggagggagggagggaggaaagaaaagaaggaaggaaaagggcatGTTGGagtgttccttttcattataagtgCAAACATCTACTACTACTGGGACTATTAATGAGAAGCAGAGAAACTCTACTCACACAAAGGAAACAATTCTTCCATGAACCTCAGATGGGCACATTCTGCCCTTTAAGAACCACGCAAGGACATTCAGTCCAGATGCAAGTTATCAGCCATCACTGGCCAGAAGTTCAGAAGTGAGACAGGCTGGTGCCCATTCACTGAGTCCTAAATAATATTTAGGTATATTTAGCATGGGAAATAGGAAAGGCACTGAGTATAGGCCTCTTCTGCTTGCCATTCTCTGTCTAGCACAGATGTTCCCACATCAAACGGCATTCCTGTCTGCACCTAGCATCTCTTCCATTGTGAAGAAGGCACATCTGCTACATCCTGAAAACTTCATCAGagcttggcagtggtggcacacgcctttaatcccagcaccagtgaggcagaggctggtggatctctgtgagttcaaggccagcctggtatatacagcaagttctaggacagccagagctgttacagagataaatcctgtcttggaaaaccaaaccaagcaaacaaaataacttCATCAGGGGTTCTAGGGTAGGGTCCAGCATCCTGTGCTTTATTGTGCTTTCAGATAATTCTGAAATCTGCTAAAGTTTAATTCTCTAGTTGATAATCCCAATATCCCCCAAGCTCTATTAAGTATCACACGAAAATGATAGCAGTGCTATGAAACTGACAGAGCATTAACCCATTGTGAGTAGTTATGTTAGTGCCTGGGTTAGCCAGGTCCACGGCAGAAAGCCAATCCAATGTAAGAAGGGATGGACCCAACAACATGTGTACTAGAAACATCCTACTTCTCCCCTTATTTGTAttatcttgtccaactttgatatgcaGAATTTCTCCTAGAAACTTAGATGTATTGAGGATATAcgggttttttttaatcatcgTTGTTGTTGTCTACTTGTTTGTTTCATTAACAATCCTGCCTGTGCCTGTGAGCCTGCGAGCCAGCTGAGACTGTGTCTGTTTGGTTTCAGTGCACTGTGAGGCCAGTGAGTGGGGACCCTGGAGTCCATGcatgaagaaaggaaaaacatgtGGCTTCAAAAGAGGGACTGAAACCCGGGTCCGAGAAATACTACAGCATCCTTCCGCCAAGGGTAACCTGTGTCCCCCAACCAGCGAGACAAGGACGTGTATAGTACAAAGAAAGAAGTGCTCAAAGGGA includes:
- the Rspo3 gene encoding R-spondin-3 isoform X2 → MHLRLISWFFIILNFMEYIGSQNASRGRRQRRMHPNVSQGCQGGCATCSDYNGCLSCKPRLFFVLERIGMKQIGVCLSSCPSGYYGTRYPDINKCTKCKADCDTCFNKNFCTKCKSGFYLHLGKCLDSCPEGLEANNHTMECVSIVHCEASEWGPWSPCMKKGKTCGFKRGTETRVREILQHPSAKGNLCPPTSETRTCIVQRKKCSKGERGKKGRERKRKKLNKEERKDTSSDSKGLESSRESPEPRENRDRQQPKRKAQEKPQKSVSVSTVH
- the Rspo3 gene encoding R-spondin-3 isoform X1; this translates as MHLRLISWFFIILNFMEYIGSQNASRGRRQRRMHPNVSQGCQGGCATCSDYNGCLSCKPRLFFVLERIGMKQIGVCLSSCPSGYYGTRYPDINKCTKCKADCDTCFNKNFCTKCKSGFYLHLGKCLDSCPEGLEANNHTMECVSIVHCEASEWGPWSPCMKKGKTCGFKRGTETRVREILQHPSAKGNLCPPTSETRTCIVQRKKCSKGERGKKGRERKRKKLNKEERKDTSSDSKGLESSRESPEPRENRDRQQPKRKAQEKPQKSSMDLFGELESP